A section of the Streptomyces sp. Je 1-369 genome encodes:
- a CDS encoding pyridoxamine 5'-phosphate oxidase family protein, with protein MAVTQRRGRRIMMTPEELDAFLTEERTCRVATVSPDGAPHVSTLWFAWDGTSLWLYSITRSKRWADLRKDPRIAVVVDTGEEYGELRGVELSGTVDFVGEIPRTGGPCPELDVPERLFARKVFGLDEMPHDGRHGWLRLTPDAVASWDFRKLTDLGRP; from the coding sequence ATGGCCGTCACGCAGCGCCGGGGTCGCCGGATCATGATGACGCCGGAGGAGCTCGACGCGTTCCTCACCGAGGAGCGCACCTGCCGGGTGGCGACCGTGTCGCCGGACGGTGCGCCGCACGTCAGCACGCTCTGGTTCGCCTGGGACGGCACGTCCCTGTGGCTGTACTCGATCACCCGCAGCAAGCGCTGGGCCGACCTGCGCAAGGACCCGCGGATCGCCGTAGTGGTCGACACCGGCGAGGAGTACGGCGAGCTGCGCGGGGTGGAGCTGTCCGGCACGGTGGATTTCGTGGGCGAGATCCCGCGCACGGGCGGCCCCTGTCCAGAACTCGACGTCCCGGAGCGCCTGTTCGCGCGCAAGGTCTTCGGCCTCGACGAGATGCCGCACGACGGGCGTCACGGATGGCTGCGGCTGACCCCGGACGCCGTCGCGTCCTGGGACTTCCGGAAGCTGACCGACCTCGGCCGGCCGTAG
- a CDS encoding aminotransferase class I/II-fold pyridoxal phosphate-dependent enzyme — MLGEYPISGRRAAEIAASVERSVGDGDLEPGQLLPPMRELATRLGVNPNTVAAAYRTLRERGVIETAGRRGSRVRPKPATTTRELIRVDAPPGVRDVSMGNPDPKLLPALSGAFMAAAAHSDAQPVLYGESAVDPELERCARAAFTADGVPHGPLAVTSGSLDAIERVLAVHLKPGDGVALEDPGWGSLLDLVSALGLRAIPVGVDDEGPLPADMERALASGARAAVVTDRAQNPTGAAVTAPRARALRQVFASHEDVLLIEDDHGHGIVDLPLHPLAGSTRNWALTRSTAKAYGPDLRLAVLTGDPVTVDRLRGRQRLGPGWVSRLLQRAVARLWTEGAVDPRVVSASYGRRREALIAALAERGVTAYGRSGMNAWVPVPDETGAVARLLHAGWAVAPGARFRLNTPPAVRITVAALEDEEIAAVADAVASATGPAPARRYD, encoded by the coding sequence GTGCTAGGAGAGTATCCGATCAGTGGGCGGCGCGCAGCCGAGATTGCGGCCAGCGTGGAGCGGTCCGTCGGCGACGGCGACCTCGAACCGGGGCAACTGCTGCCCCCCATGCGCGAGTTGGCGACACGCCTCGGGGTGAATCCCAATACCGTGGCGGCCGCCTACCGCACGCTGCGCGAACGAGGCGTCATCGAGACGGCGGGACGTCGCGGCAGCCGTGTGCGCCCCAAGCCCGCCACCACGACGCGTGAACTCATCCGGGTGGACGCACCGCCCGGCGTGCGCGACGTCTCCATGGGCAATCCGGACCCGAAGCTGCTGCCAGCCCTCTCCGGAGCCTTCATGGCGGCCGCCGCGCATAGCGACGCACAACCCGTCCTCTACGGAGAGAGCGCGGTGGACCCGGAGCTCGAACGGTGCGCACGCGCGGCGTTCACGGCCGACGGTGTCCCGCACGGCCCGCTCGCCGTCACCTCCGGATCGCTCGACGCCATCGAACGGGTCCTTGCCGTCCACCTCAAGCCCGGCGACGGGGTCGCCCTGGAGGACCCCGGCTGGGGAAGCCTGCTCGACCTCGTCTCCGCACTCGGGCTGCGTGCGATCCCGGTGGGCGTGGACGACGAGGGCCCGCTGCCCGCCGACATGGAGCGGGCACTGGCCTCCGGAGCACGCGCGGCCGTCGTCACGGACCGCGCACAGAACCCCACGGGTGCCGCCGTCACCGCTCCACGCGCGCGTGCCCTGCGGCAGGTGTTCGCCTCGCACGAGGACGTGCTGCTCATCGAGGACGACCACGGCCACGGCATCGTCGACCTGCCGCTGCACCCATTGGCGGGATCGACCCGGAACTGGGCCCTCACCCGCTCGACCGCCAAGGCGTACGGCCCTGACCTGCGACTCGCCGTGCTGACCGGTGACCCCGTCACCGTCGACCGGCTGCGCGGGCGGCAGCGGCTCGGGCCCGGCTGGGTGAGCCGGCTGCTGCAACGCGCCGTCGCGCGGCTCTGGACCGAGGGCGCCGTCGACCCCCGCGTGGTGTCGGCGTCCTACGGGCGGCGGCGCGAGGCACTGATCGCGGCGCTCGCCGAGCGGGGCGTCACCGCGTACGGACGCAGTGGCATGAACGCGTGGGTGCCGGTCCCGGACGAGACGGGGGCGGTCGCGCGGCTGCTGCACGCGGGGTGGGCGGTGGCGCCGGGGGCGAGGTTCCGGCTGAACACGCCGCCCGCGGTGCGGATCACCGTGGCGGCGCTGGAGGACGAGGAGATCGCGGCGGTGGCGGACGCCGTCGCCTCCGCGACCGGGCCCGCTCCGGCGCGGCGCTACGACTGA
- a CDS encoding DMT family transporter, with amino-acid sequence MLPNPVASGDAGPRAAGLGVGRGLCCLIVAGIAWGTAGAAAALVFRESDMGPVSLSFWRCAGGFVLLLAARLMRPRAAIARTSTARVAAAEPVRRRVRRILATGVALAVFQTAYFASVEATGLAVGTVVTMGSGPVLIALGARLALGERLRRGGVIAVLGALTGLVVLVLGDDGGGGATVRPAGVVWGLVSAAAYATMTLITRWWGRGGTVDSSDTTVWAFAVVSLCLLPLAAAEGLVPHTADAARVAAYVLYIAAVPTAVAYALYFAGAAVVRSATVSVIMLLEPVGAAVIAVGLLGEDLTAATVAGTALMLVAVTGLAVAETRGAVAQRRSAAEERRSSPGRGSRVERRHSSTK; translated from the coding sequence ATTCTTCCGAACCCCGTCGCATCCGGTGACGCCGGACCGCGTGCCGCCGGCCTCGGCGTCGGGCGCGGACTCTGCTGTCTGATCGTCGCCGGAATCGCCTGGGGGACTGCGGGCGCCGCCGCCGCGCTGGTCTTCCGGGAAAGCGACATGGGGCCCGTCAGCCTCTCCTTCTGGCGGTGCGCGGGCGGATTCGTGCTGCTGCTCGCCGCGCGCCTGATGCGGCCGCGCGCTGCGATCGCGCGCACCTCGACGGCGCGTGTCGCGGCCGCCGAACCGGTACGCCGCAGGGTGCGCCGGATCCTCGCGACCGGCGTGGCCCTCGCCGTCTTCCAGACCGCCTACTTCGCCTCGGTCGAGGCGACCGGCCTCGCGGTCGGCACCGTCGTCACCATGGGCTCGGGCCCCGTCCTCATCGCACTCGGCGCACGGCTCGCCCTGGGGGAGCGGCTCCGGCGCGGCGGCGTGATCGCCGTGTTGGGCGCCCTTACGGGCCTCGTCGTTCTCGTCCTCGGGGATGACGGCGGCGGGGGCGCGACCGTGCGGCCGGCCGGTGTGGTCTGGGGACTCGTCTCGGCGGCCGCGTACGCCACCATGACGCTGATCACGCGCTGGTGGGGGAGGGGCGGCACGGTGGACTCGTCCGACACCACCGTCTGGGCGTTCGCCGTCGTCTCGCTCTGCCTGCTGCCGCTCGCCGCGGCCGAGGGCCTCGTCCCGCACACCGCCGACGCCGCGCGCGTGGCGGCGTATGTGCTGTACATCGCCGCCGTGCCGACGGCGGTCGCGTACGCCCTGTACTTTGCCGGGGCCGCCGTCGTACGGTCCGCCACCGTTTCCGTGATCATGCTCCTGGAGCCGGTGGGCGCCGCGGTCATCGCCGTCGGGCTGCTCGGTGAGGACCTGACGGCGGCGACCGTGGCGGGTACGGCCCTGATGCTGGTGGCGGTCACGGGCCTCGCGGTCGCGGAGACGCGGGGCGCGGTGGCGCAGCGGCGGAGTGCGGCGGAAGAGCGGAGGTCCTCGCCCGGCCGCGGCTCAAGGGTGGAGCGGCGTCACAGTTCGACCAAGTAG
- a CDS encoding cysteine hydrolase yields the protein MPSYEKLREILDPATTALLTVECQQGVVGTESALPELAAAARSSGALANVARLVAAAHQCGVQVLHAVAERRPDGRGASHNARLFRAAERLPVQQLSGTAAVRIAPPIEVADEDFVVRRLHGLSPVAGTDVDPLLRNLGCRTLLVTGVSANVAIPNAVFDAVNLGYTAVVPADAIAGVPADYTPAMVRNTLALVATITATQDVLAAWKLPGRPVRPA from the coding sequence ATGCCGTCGTACGAAAAGCTCAGGGAGATCCTCGACCCCGCCACCACCGCCCTGCTGACCGTCGAGTGCCAGCAGGGCGTCGTCGGCACCGAGAGCGCCCTGCCCGAACTCGCCGCGGCGGCACGGTCCTCGGGGGCCCTCGCCAACGTCGCCCGGCTGGTGGCCGCGGCACACCAGTGCGGCGTCCAGGTGCTGCACGCGGTGGCCGAGCGGCGGCCCGACGGGCGCGGGGCCAGCCACAACGCCCGGCTCTTCCGGGCCGCCGAGCGACTGCCCGTGCAGCAGCTCTCGGGCACCGCGGCCGTGCGGATCGCCCCGCCGATCGAGGTGGCCGACGAGGACTTCGTCGTACGCCGCCTGCACGGCCTGTCACCCGTCGCGGGCACCGACGTGGACCCGCTCCTGCGCAATCTCGGCTGCCGCACCCTGCTGGTCACCGGGGTCTCGGCCAACGTCGCGATCCCGAACGCCGTGTTCGACGCGGTGAACCTCGGTTACACCGCCGTCGTACCCGCCGACGCCATCGCGGGCGTCCCCGCCGACTACACGCCGGCCATGGTCCGCAACACCCTCGCGCTCGTCGCCACCATCACGGCCACGCAGGACGTGCTGGCCGCGTGGAAACTGCCGGGACGGCCGGTCAGGCCCGCTTGA
- a CDS encoding pyridoxamine 5'-phosphate oxidase family protein, with protein sequence MQTTPGTTDTTPPDSAAYAPTDRTIPTRSADRAAYDRETVHAILDEAYVCHLGFVRDGAPVVLPTLYGRVGERLYVHGSTGSRPLRMARATSEERDPGLAVCLTVTHVDGLVLARSAFHHSLNYRSVVIHGTAHQVTDPEEKRLALDALVDHVVPGRSADSRPANTKELAATAVLSLDLNEVSAKARTGGPNDDPEDLRLPHWAGVVPLRKGHGALIPSDDLAPDIKVPDYLVEL encoded by the coding sequence ATGCAGACGACGCCGGGCACCACCGACACCACTCCGCCGGACAGCGCCGCCTACGCACCGACGGACCGCACGATCCCCACGCGCTCCGCGGATCGCGCCGCGTACGACCGGGAGACGGTGCACGCGATACTCGACGAGGCCTACGTCTGCCATCTCGGGTTCGTGCGCGACGGCGCCCCCGTCGTGCTCCCGACGCTCTACGGACGGGTGGGCGAGCGCCTGTACGTGCACGGTTCGACCGGTTCCCGGCCGCTGCGCATGGCGCGTGCCACGTCCGAGGAGCGGGACCCGGGTCTGGCGGTGTGCCTGACCGTGACGCACGTCGACGGCCTGGTCCTGGCCCGGTCGGCCTTCCACCACTCCCTCAACTACCGCTCCGTGGTGATCCACGGCACCGCCCACCAGGTCACGGACCCCGAGGAGAAGCGGCTCGCGCTGGACGCGCTGGTCGACCACGTGGTGCCGGGCCGCTCGGCCGACTCCCGCCCCGCCAACACCAAGGAGCTCGCGGCGACCGCCGTGCTCAGCCTCGACCTGAACGAAGTATCGGCTAAGGCACGCACCGGCGGCCCGAACGACGACCCGGAGGACCTGCGACTCCCCCACTGGGCAGGCGTCGTCCCGCTCCGCAAGGGCCACGGCGCCCTCATCCCGTCGGATGACCTGGCACCCGACATCAAGGTGCCGGACTACTTGGTCGAACTGTGA
- a CDS encoding DMT family transporter: protein MRFGVLSLIWGFSFLLIKVGTEGYAPFQVTLGRLAFGTVVVAAVLAVKRERLPRSPRIWLHLTVSALLLNALPFSLFAYAELTIPSTLAGICNATSPLWGMALSLVALSEDRPSRRRVAGLGLGFLGVLTVLGAWQGFSGLDLGGTAMALLASLSYPIGWIYVRRTLAGSGHSNLSLSGAQLLVATAELAVVTPLFTTFPSHFPVVPLLAIVALGALGTGLAFLLQYALVAEVGPTTAQMVTYFIPVIATGAGVAVLGESLSWSTPVGAVIVLAGAALTQSRPRAAAPREAAPVTAEPPPRQS, encoded by the coding sequence ATCCGTTTCGGCGTCCTGTCGCTGATCTGGGGCTTCAGCTTCCTGCTGATCAAGGTGGGCACGGAGGGGTACGCGCCGTTCCAGGTCACCCTGGGGCGGCTGGCGTTCGGGACCGTCGTCGTCGCAGCCGTGCTCGCGGTGAAGCGTGAGCGGCTGCCGCGCTCCCCGCGGATCTGGCTGCACCTGACGGTGTCGGCGCTGCTGCTCAACGCCCTGCCGTTCTCGCTCTTCGCGTACGCGGAACTGACGATCCCCTCGACGCTCGCCGGGATCTGCAACGCGACGTCGCCCCTGTGGGGCATGGCCCTGTCGCTCGTCGCGCTCTCCGAGGACCGTCCTTCGCGGCGCCGCGTCGCGGGTCTGGGCCTCGGCTTCCTCGGCGTGCTCACCGTGCTCGGCGCCTGGCAGGGCTTCAGCGGTCTCGACCTCGGCGGTACGGCGATGGCGCTGCTCGCCTCGCTCAGCTACCCGATCGGCTGGATCTACGTACGTCGCACACTGGCCGGTTCCGGGCACTCCAATCTGTCGTTGTCGGGCGCCCAGTTGCTGGTCGCGACCGCCGAACTGGCCGTGGTGACGCCCTTGTTCACCACGTTCCCCTCGCACTTCCCCGTGGTGCCGCTGCTGGCGATCGTGGCGCTCGGCGCCCTCGGCACCGGGCTCGCCTTCCTGTTGCAGTACGCGCTGGTCGCCGAGGTGGGCCCGACCACCGCCCAGATGGTCACGTACTTCATTCCGGTCATCGCGACCGGCGCGGGCGTAGCGGTGCTCGGCGAGTCCCTGAGCTGGTCGACGCCGGTCGGCGCGGTGATCGTCCTGGCGGGCGCGGCGCTCACGCAGTCCAGGCCGCGTGCGGCGGCGCCCCGGGAAGCAGCGCCGGTGACGGCCGAGCCTCCGCCCCGTCAGTCGTAG
- a CDS encoding HipA family kinase: MLSHVTAVRYVTPLREGGSLPGLVETDDHGTYGTYVLKFTGAGQGRKTLVAEVICGELARRLGLRMPRLTGIQLDPVLGLGEPDERVQALLKASGGLNLGMEFLSGALGFDPLAHVVDPAEAGRVIWFDALINNVDRSWRNPNLLMWHGDLWLIDHGASMIWHHNWRTAETAAAKPYDASDHVLAPYGPDIAAATAELAPLVTEELLAEVAAEVPEEWLADEPGFDGPDDVRRAYVAALLPRAKTIHERITLPGAGPKGATQ, translated from the coding sequence ATGCTCAGCCACGTCACCGCGGTCCGTTACGTCACACCCCTGCGGGAAGGCGGATCACTGCCCGGGCTCGTCGAGACCGACGACCACGGAACGTACGGAACGTACGTCCTCAAGTTCACCGGCGCGGGACAGGGCCGCAAGACACTCGTCGCCGAGGTGATCTGCGGCGAGCTGGCCCGCAGGCTCGGCCTGCGGATGCCTCGGCTCACGGGGATCCAGCTCGACCCGGTCCTCGGCCTCGGCGAGCCCGACGAACGGGTGCAGGCGCTGCTGAAGGCGAGCGGCGGACTCAACCTCGGCATGGAGTTCCTGTCAGGCGCCCTCGGCTTCGACCCGCTCGCCCACGTGGTGGACCCGGCCGAGGCGGGCCGCGTCATCTGGTTCGACGCGCTGATCAACAACGTGGACCGCTCCTGGCGCAATCCGAACCTGCTCATGTGGCACGGCGACCTGTGGCTGATCGACCACGGGGCGAGCATGATCTGGCACCACAACTGGCGCACCGCGGAGACCGCGGCCGCCAAGCCGTACGACGCGTCGGACCACGTTCTCGCCCCCTACGGCCCCGACATCGCGGCGGCCACCGCCGAGCTCGCCCCGCTCGTCACCGAGGAACTGCTCGCCGAGGTCGCCGCCGAGGTGCCCGAGGAGTGGCTGGCGGACGAGCCGGGCTTCGACGGCCCGGACGACGTGCGCCGCGCCTACGTAGCGGCCCTCCTGCCGCGCGCCAAGACCATCCACGAGCGGATCACCCTGCCGGGTGCCGGACCGAAGGGCGCCACCCAGTGA
- a CDS encoding LysR family transcriptional regulator, which yields MLNLERLRTLDALARHGSVSGAAAGLHVTTSAVSQQMTKLEREVGQQLLAKNGRGVRLTDAGRLLAQHAARILSQVELAQADLEEQRGKAVGELRIAAFPTAMRGLMPATLSALRVDHPGLRVRCQEREPTPAVAAVVRGDLDMAVVLDWYNKPLPIPEGLVKAPLLDDPADVAMPAAHPLADRAEVDLEEFADDEWIAWAEGEFCQEWLMFTLRGKGIEPRIAHRAEEHHTQLALVAAGLGVCVAPRLGRDPMPMGVRTVPVRHRVRRHVYVVWRSDADRRPSIRAAAEALRGAGAGLR from the coding sequence ATGTTGAACCTGGAGCGCCTGCGTACGCTCGACGCCCTCGCCCGGCACGGATCCGTCAGCGGTGCGGCCGCCGGTCTGCACGTGACGACCTCGGCCGTCTCGCAGCAGATGACGAAGCTGGAGCGCGAGGTCGGCCAGCAACTGCTCGCCAAGAACGGCAGAGGCGTGCGCCTGACCGACGCGGGACGGCTGCTCGCCCAGCACGCGGCGCGGATCCTCTCGCAGGTCGAGCTCGCCCAGGCGGACCTGGAGGAGCAGCGCGGCAAGGCGGTGGGTGAACTGCGGATCGCCGCGTTCCCCACCGCCATGCGCGGCCTGATGCCCGCCACGCTGTCCGCGCTCCGCGTCGACCACCCCGGGCTGCGGGTGCGCTGCCAGGAGAGGGAACCGACACCGGCCGTCGCGGCCGTGGTGCGCGGCGACCTCGACATGGCGGTCGTCCTGGACTGGTACAACAAACCCCTGCCGATACCGGAAGGCCTGGTCAAGGCCCCCCTTCTCGACGACCCCGCCGATGTGGCGATGCCCGCCGCCCACCCACTCGCCGACCGCGCCGAAGTCGACCTGGAGGAGTTCGCCGACGACGAGTGGATCGCCTGGGCGGAGGGTGAGTTCTGCCAGGAGTGGCTCATGTTCACCCTGCGCGGCAAGGGCATCGAGCCGCGCATCGCGCACCGCGCGGAGGAGCATCACACCCAGCTCGCCCTGGTCGCCGCCGGCCTCGGCGTGTGCGTGGCCCCGCGGCTGGGCCGCGATCCGATGCCGATGGGTGTGCGGACCGTCCCGGTGCGGCACCGGGTGCGGCGGCACGTGTACGTGGTGTGGCGGTCGGACGCGGACCGCCGCCCGTCGATCAGGGCGGCGGCGGAGGCGTTGCGGGGGGCGGGGGCCGGGCTGAGATAG
- a CDS encoding Rieske (2Fe-2S) protein: MTTYEETLSEPSRRTVVATIGAAGLAAALTACGGGESSAEDGGDGDGDAGGVLARTSDIPVGGGKIFKDAEVVVTQPTKGEFKAFSSLCTHKGCPVTTVEGGTVNCPCHGSKFDIADGSVRGGPAPKPLPAAAITVTGGSIKRA, from the coding sequence ATGACGACTTACGAAGAGACGCTCTCCGAGCCCAGCCGCCGCACGGTCGTGGCCACGATCGGCGCCGCGGGCCTGGCCGCCGCCCTGACCGCCTGCGGGGGCGGCGAGAGCTCCGCCGAGGACGGCGGCGACGGTGACGGTGACGCGGGCGGTGTCCTCGCCAGGACGTCCGACATCCCCGTGGGCGGCGGCAAGATCTTCAAGGACGCGGAGGTGGTGGTCACCCAGCCCACGAAGGGCGAGTTCAAGGCGTTCTCCAGCCTCTGCACCCACAAGGGGTGCCCGGTGACGACCGTCGAGGGCGGCACCGTCAACTGTCCGTGCCATGGCAGCAAGTTCGACATCGCCGACGGCAGCGTGCGGGGCGGGCCCGCGCCGAAGCCGCTGCCGGCCGCCGCGATCACCGTGACGGGCGGCTCGATCAAGCGGGCCTGA